From Streptomyces asiaticus, one genomic window encodes:
- a CDS encoding glycerophosphodiester phosphodiesterase: MQIRPAAALTGALIGMSALFLPTATAQATGRTTHHHTVTVAHRGASAYAPENTLAAVDAADDLGIDWVENDVQRTRDGELIVMHDTTLSRTTDVEQVFPDRAPWKISDFTLDEIEKLDAGSWFGPDFQGEAVPTLEEYMDRVSDNHQKLLLELKAPELYPGIERQTLRELRREGWLDHRHKRRLIVQSFSADAVRTVHQLRPDVKTGFLGTPAVADLPEYAEFSDQINPSYTTIDAGYVSAVRSVDGAHGKPLEVYTWTVNDGPTAVSVAGMGVNGIITNKPDVIRDALDDAS, encoded by the coding sequence ATGCAGATCCGCCCGGCCGCCGCGTTAACCGGCGCGCTCATCGGGATGTCCGCGCTCTTCCTCCCCACGGCCACGGCCCAGGCCACCGGCCGGACGACGCACCACCACACGGTCACCGTGGCCCATCGCGGTGCCTCCGCGTACGCCCCCGAGAACACCCTGGCCGCCGTCGACGCCGCCGACGACCTGGGCATCGACTGGGTGGAGAACGACGTCCAGCGCACCAGGGACGGCGAGCTGATCGTCATGCACGACACCACGCTGAGCCGGACCACCGATGTCGAACAGGTCTTCCCGGACCGCGCGCCCTGGAAGATCTCCGACTTCACCCTCGACGAGATCGAGAAGCTGGACGCCGGAAGCTGGTTCGGCCCCGACTTCCAGGGCGAGGCGGTGCCCACCCTGGAGGAGTACATGGACCGGGTTTCGGACAACCACCAAAAGCTCCTGCTGGAGCTCAAGGCTCCCGAGCTCTATCCGGGGATCGAGCGCCAGACGCTGCGGGAGCTGCGAAGAGAAGGCTGGCTCGACCACCGGCACAAGCGCCGGCTGATCGTCCAGAGCTTCAGCGCCGACGCCGTGCGGACGGTCCACCAGCTGCGCCCCGACGTCAAGACCGGCTTCCTGGGCACCCCGGCCGTCGCCGATCTGCCGGAGTACGCCGAGTTCTCCGACCAGATCAACCCCAGCTACACGACCATCGACGCCGGCTATGTGTCCGCGGTGCGGTCGGTGGACGGCGCGCACGGCAAACCGCTGGAGGTCTACACCTGGACCGTCAACGACGGCCCGACGGCGGTCTCGGTCGCGGGCATGGGCGTGAACGGCATCATCACCAACAAGCCCGATGTGATCCGGGACGCCCTCGACGACGCCTCGTGA